The following proteins are co-located in the Streptomyces sp. DT2A-34 genome:
- the ruvB gene encoding Holliday junction branch migration DNA helicase RuvB: MNWDDTTDTPAAERLVGASADREDQAVEAALRPKDLDEFIGQEKVREQLDLVLRAARARGATADHVLLSGAPGLGKTTLSMIIAAEMGAPIRITSGPAIQHAGDLAAILSSLQEGEVLFLDEIHRMSRPAEEMLYMAMEDFRVDVIVGKGPGATAIPLELPPFTLVGATTRAGLLPPPLRDRFGFTAHMEFYEPRELERVIHRSAGLLDVEIEADGAAEIAGRSRGTPRIANRLLRRVRDYAQVKADGIITRDIAGAALAVYEVDARGLDRLDRGVLEALLKLFGGGPVGLSTLAVAVGEERETVEEVAEPFLVREGLLARTPRGRVATPAAWAHLGLTPPRSQAAGNGQQDLFGA; the protein is encoded by the coding sequence ATGAACTGGGACGACACGACCGACACCCCCGCCGCCGAGCGGCTCGTCGGTGCGTCCGCCGACCGTGAGGACCAGGCCGTCGAGGCCGCCCTGCGCCCCAAGGACCTGGACGAGTTCATCGGTCAGGAGAAGGTACGCGAGCAGCTCGACCTCGTCCTGCGCGCCGCACGCGCGCGTGGTGCCACCGCCGACCACGTACTGCTCTCCGGCGCCCCGGGCCTCGGCAAGACCACCCTCTCCATGATCATTGCGGCCGAGATGGGCGCCCCCATCCGCATCACGTCCGGTCCCGCCATCCAGCACGCCGGCGACCTCGCCGCGATCCTCTCCTCCCTCCAGGAGGGCGAGGTCCTCTTCCTGGACGAGATCCACCGCATGTCCCGGCCCGCCGAGGAGATGCTCTACATGGCGATGGAGGACTTCCGGGTCGACGTCATCGTCGGCAAGGGCCCCGGCGCCACCGCCATCCCGCTCGAACTCCCGCCGTTCACCCTGGTCGGCGCCACCACGCGCGCGGGTCTGCTGCCGCCCCCGCTGCGCGACCGCTTCGGCTTCACCGCGCACATGGAGTTCTACGAGCCGAGGGAGCTGGAGCGCGTCATCCACCGCTCGGCCGGCCTGCTCGACGTCGAGATCGAGGCCGACGGCGCCGCCGAGATCGCCGGCCGCTCCCGCGGCACGCCCCGCATCGCCAACCGCCTGCTGCGCCGCGTCCGCGACTACGCCCAGGTCAAGGCGGACGGGATCATCACCAGGGACATCGCGGGGGCCGCCCTCGCCGTCTACGAGGTCGACGCCCGAGGCCTCGACCGGCTGGACCGCGGTGTCCTGGAGGCCCTGCTGAAGCTGTTCGGCGGCGGCCCGGTCGGCCTGTCCACGCTCGCGGTCGCGGTGGGGGAGGAGCGCGAGACCGTCGAGGAGGTCGCCGAGCCCTTCCTCGTACGGGAGGGCCTGCTCGCCCGCACCCCGCGCGGTCGTGTCGCCACCCCCGCGGCCTGGGCACATCTCGGCCTCACGCCGCCCCGCTCGCAAGCTGCGGGAAACGGACAACAGGACCTGTTCGGGGCGTGA
- the ruvA gene encoding Holliday junction branch migration protein RuvA has protein sequence MIAFVSGPVAALAPDSAVVEVGGIGIAVQCTPNTLSGLRMGQQTKLATSLVVREDSLTLYGFADDDERQTFELLQTASGVGPRLAQAMLAVHSPDALRRAVSTGDEKALTAVPGIGKKGAQKLLLELKDRLGEPIGAPVVGAPVTQGWRDQLHAALIGLGYATREADEAVSAVAPQAEAAGGTPQVGQLLKAALQTLNRAR, from the coding sequence ATGATCGCCTTCGTCAGCGGCCCGGTCGCCGCCCTTGCCCCGGACTCCGCCGTGGTCGAGGTGGGCGGGATCGGCATCGCCGTCCAATGCACGCCGAACACCCTCTCGGGACTGCGGATGGGCCAGCAGACCAAGCTGGCCACGTCCCTCGTCGTCCGCGAGGACTCGCTCACCCTGTACGGCTTCGCGGACGACGACGAACGCCAGACCTTCGAGCTGCTCCAGACCGCGAGCGGCGTCGGCCCCCGCCTGGCCCAGGCCATGCTGGCCGTCCACTCCCCGGACGCCCTGCGCCGCGCGGTGTCGACCGGCGACGAGAAGGCCCTGACCGCCGTCCCCGGCATCGGCAAGAAGGGCGCCCAGAAGCTGCTGCTCGAGCTGAAGGACCGCCTGGGCGAGCCGATCGGAGCCCCGGTGGTCGGTGCACCGGTCACCCAGGGTTGGCGCGACCAACTGCACGCGGCCCTGATCGGCTTGGGATACGCGACCCGCGAGGCCGACGAGGCCGTGTCCGCCGTAGCACCCCAGGCCGAAGCCGCCGGGGGCACGCCACAGGTCGGTCAGTTGCTCAAGGCCGCTCTGCAGACCCTCAACAGAGCCCGCTGA
- the yajC gene encoding preprotein translocase subunit YajC, which translates to MSLVTLLPFIVLIGAMFLMTRSAKKKQQQAADMRNQMQPGSGVRTIGGMYATVKEVSDDTVLLDAGPGVDLLFAKNAIGAVLSDDEYNRIVHGIEHDLKSDVVPDDASSLTETDEPAADAAASDDKAVDLGKKDEAEEASDDAVAAEAKTDAEPKKTDGESDAK; encoded by the coding sequence GTGAGTCTCGTGACCCTCCTCCCGTTCATCGTGCTCATCGGGGCCATGTTCCTGATGACCCGGTCGGCCAAGAAGAAGCAGCAGCAGGCGGCCGACATGCGGAACCAAATGCAGCCCGGCAGCGGCGTCCGCACCATCGGGGGCATGTACGCGACGGTCAAGGAGGTCAGTGACGACACGGTCCTCCTTGACGCCGGCCCGGGCGTCGACCTGCTCTTCGCCAAGAACGCGATCGGTGCCGTCCTCTCCGACGACGAGTACAACCGCATCGTGCACGGCATCGAGCACGACCTGAAGTCCGACGTCGTCCCGGACGACGCCTCCTCCCTCACCGAGACCGACGAGCCCGCCGCCGACGCTGCCGCCTCCGACGACAAGGCCGTCGACCTCGGCAAGAAGGACGAGGCCGAGGAGGCGTCCGACGACGCCGTGGCCGCCGAGGCGAAGACGGACGCCGAGCCGAAGAAGACCGACGGCGAGTCCGACGCGAAGTAG
- the pdxS gene encoding pyridoxal 5'-phosphate synthase lyase subunit PdxS yields the protein MSTSENQAPETGTARVKRGMAEQLKGGVIMDVVTPEQAKIAEDAGAVAVMALERVPADIRKDGGVARMSDPDMIEGIIDAVSIPVMAKSRIGHFVEAQVLQSLGVDYIDESEVLTPADEVNHSDKWSFTTPFVCGATNLGEALRRIAEGAAMIRSKGEAGTGNVVEAVRHLRQIKNEIARLRGYDNHELYAAAKELRAPYELVREVAELGKLPVVLFSAGGVATPADAALMRQLGAEGVFVGSGIFKSGDPAKRAAAIVKATTFYDDPKIIADASRNLGEAMVGINCDTLPETERYANRGW from the coding sequence GTGTCCACTTCCGAAAACCAGGCTCCCGAGACCGGCACCGCGCGCGTGAAGCGCGGCATGGCCGAGCAGCTCAAGGGCGGCGTGATCATGGACGTCGTCACGCCGGAGCAGGCGAAGATCGCCGAGGACGCGGGCGCCGTCGCCGTCATGGCCCTGGAGCGGGTCCCGGCCGACATCCGCAAGGACGGCGGCGTGGCACGTATGTCCGACCCGGACATGATCGAGGGCATCATCGACGCCGTCTCGATCCCGGTCATGGCCAAGTCCCGCATCGGCCACTTCGTCGAGGCCCAGGTCCTGCAGTCCCTCGGCGTCGACTACATCGACGAGTCCGAGGTCCTCACCCCGGCCGACGAGGTCAACCACTCCGACAAGTGGTCCTTCACGACCCCGTTCGTCTGTGGCGCCACCAACCTGGGCGAGGCCCTGCGCCGCATCGCCGAGGGCGCGGCCATGATCCGCTCCAAGGGCGAGGCCGGCACGGGCAACGTCGTCGAGGCCGTCCGCCACCTGCGCCAGATCAAGAACGAGATCGCCCGCCTGCGCGGCTACGACAACCACGAGCTGTACGCCGCCGCCAAGGAGCTGCGCGCGCCGTACGAGCTCGTGCGCGAGGTCGCCGAACTCGGCAAGCTCCCGGTCGTGCTCTTCTCCGCCGGCGGCGTCGCCACCCCCGCCGACGCCGCGCTCATGCGCCAGCTCGGCGCCGAGGGCGTCTTCGTCGGCTCCGGCATCTTCAAGTCCGGCGACCCGGCCAAGCGCGCCGCCGCCATCGTCAAGGCGACCACCTTCTACGACGACCCGAAGATCATCGCGGACGCGTCCCGCAACCTCGGCGAGGCCATGGTCGGCATCAACTGCGACACCCTCCCCGAGACCGAGCGCTACGCCAACCGCGGCTGGTAA
- the ruvC gene encoding crossover junction endodeoxyribonuclease RuvC, translating to MRVLGVDPGLTRCGVGVVEGVAGRPLAMLGVGVVRTPADAELGHRLVAIEQGIEEWLDEHRPEYVAVERVFSQHNVRTVMGTAQASAVAMLCAARRGIPVALHTPSEVKAAVTGSGRADKAQVGAMVTRLLRLSAPPKPADAADALALAICHIWRAPAQNRLQQAVALHAAKAPTTSKGRTA from the coding sequence GTGCGCGTGCTGGGGGTGGACCCGGGGCTGACCCGATGCGGTGTGGGAGTGGTCGAAGGCGTCGCCGGACGCCCGCTCGCTATGCTCGGCGTCGGAGTCGTCCGCACGCCCGCGGACGCCGAGCTGGGACACCGCCTCGTCGCCATCGAGCAGGGCATCGAGGAGTGGCTGGACGAGCACCGGCCCGAATACGTCGCCGTGGAGCGGGTGTTCAGCCAGCACAACGTCCGTACGGTCATGGGCACCGCCCAGGCCAGCGCCGTAGCCATGCTCTGCGCCGCCCGCCGCGGCATCCCCGTCGCCCTGCACACCCCCAGCGAGGTCAAGGCCGCCGTCACCGGCAGCGGCCGCGCCGACAAGGCACAGGTCGGTGCCATGGTCACCCGCCTGCTGCGGCTCAGCGCCCCGCCCAAGCCCGCCGACGCCGCCGACGCCCTCGCGCTCGCCATCTGCCACATCTGGCGCGCCCCCGCGCAGAACCGACTCCAGCAGGCCGTGGCCCTGCACGCAGCCAAAGCACCGACCACGTCGAAAGGCCGAACGGCATGA
- the pgsA gene encoding phosphatidylinositol phosphate synthase, which translates to MLNKYARAFFTRVLTPFAAFLIRRGVSPDTVTLIGTAGVVAGALVFYPMGEFFWGTVVITLFVFSDLVDGNMARQLGRSSRWGAFLDSTLDRVADGAIFGGFILWYAGGGDDLVLCAVSIFCLASGQVVSYTKARGESIGLPVAVNGLVERAERLVISLVAAGLAGLHKFGVPGIQYLLPIALWIVAVGSLVTLIQRVVTVRRESAEAEAEAATAQDDESQDASQGSEAAK; encoded by the coding sequence ATGCTGAACAAGTACGCGCGTGCATTCTTCACGCGTGTCCTCACACCGTTCGCCGCGTTTCTGATCCGGCGGGGCGTCAGCCCCGACACCGTCACGCTCATCGGCACGGCCGGTGTGGTCGCGGGCGCGCTGGTCTTCTACCCCATGGGCGAGTTCTTCTGGGGCACGGTCGTGATCACACTCTTCGTGTTCTCCGACCTCGTCGACGGAAACATGGCCCGCCAGCTCGGCCGCTCCAGCCGCTGGGGCGCCTTCCTGGACTCCACGCTCGACCGGGTCGCCGACGGCGCGATCTTCGGCGGCTTCATCCTCTGGTACGCCGGTGGGGGCGACGACCTCGTCCTGTGCGCCGTCTCGATCTTCTGCCTGGCCAGCGGCCAGGTGGTGTCGTACACCAAGGCGCGCGGCGAGTCGATCGGCCTGCCGGTCGCGGTCAACGGCCTCGTCGAGCGCGCCGAGCGCCTGGTGATCTCGCTGGTCGCGGCCGGTCTCGCGGGCCTGCACAAGTTCGGGGTACCCGGCATCCAGTACCTGCTGCCCATCGCCCTGTGGATCGTCGCCGTCGGCAGCCTCGTCACGCTGATCCAGCGGGTCGTCACGGTCCGCCGCGAGTCGGCGGAGGCGGAGGCGGAGGCGGCGACCGCACAGGACGACGAGTCGCAGGACGCCTCCCAAGGGAGCGAGGCAGCCAAGTGA
- a CDS encoding YebC/PmpR family DNA-binding transcriptional regulator, giving the protein MSGHSKWATTKHKKAVIDAKRGKLFAKLIKNIEVAARMGGVDLDGNPTLYDAVQKAKKQSVPNKNIDSAIKRGGGLEAGGADYETIMYEGYGPNGVAVLIECLTDNRNRAASDVRVAMTRNGGNMADPGSVSYMFSRKGVVIVPKGELTEDDVLTAVLDAGAEEVNDLGESFEVISEATDLVAVRTALQEAGIDYDSADSSFVPSVQVELDEEGAKKIFKLIDALEDSDDVQNVFANFDVSDEIMEKVDA; this is encoded by the coding sequence ATGTCCGGCCACTCTAAATGGGCCACGACGAAGCACAAGAAGGCCGTGATCGACGCCAAGCGCGGCAAGCTCTTCGCGAAGCTGATCAAGAACATCGAGGTCGCGGCCCGCATGGGCGGCGTCGACCTCGACGGCAACCCGACGCTCTATGACGCCGTCCAGAAGGCCAAGAAGCAGTCGGTGCCGAACAAGAACATCGACTCCGCGATCAAGCGCGGTGGCGGTCTCGAAGCCGGTGGCGCCGACTACGAGACGATCATGTACGAGGGCTACGGCCCGAACGGCGTCGCGGTGCTCATCGAGTGCCTCACCGACAACCGCAACCGCGCCGCCTCCGACGTCCGCGTCGCCATGACCCGCAACGGCGGCAACATGGCCGACCCGGGCTCCGTGTCGTACATGTTCAGCCGCAAGGGCGTCGTGATCGTCCCCAAGGGTGAGCTGACCGAGGACGACGTCCTCACCGCCGTCCTGGACGCGGGCGCCGAGGAGGTCAACGACCTCGGTGAGTCCTTCGAGGTCATCAGCGAGGCCACCGACCTGGTCGCGGTCCGCACCGCCCTCCAGGAGGCCGGTATCGACTACGACTCCGCCGACTCCAGCTTCGTGCCGTCCGTCCAGGTCGAACTGGACGAGGAGGGCGCCAAGAAGATCTTCAAGCTGATCGACGCGCTCGAGGACAGCGACGACGTCCAGAACGTCTTCGCCAACTTCGACGTCAGCGACGAGATCATGGAGAAGGTCGACGCATAG
- a CDS encoding phosphatidylinositol mannoside acyltransferase has product MSAQDRLADALYGLGWGTVKRLPEPVAVRLGRTIADLAWKQRGKGVRRLESNYARVVPDASPERLAELSRAGMRSYLRYWMESFRLPAWSAERVKGGLDVKDVHYLTDGLAAGKGVILALPHLANWDLAGAWVTTKLETRFTTVAERLKPETLYDRFVAYREGLGMEVLPHSGGTAFGTLARRLRDGGLVCLVADRDLSASGVEVEFFGDTARMPAGPALLAQQTGALLFPVTLWYDDSPVMQGRVHPPIEVPETGTRAEKTSVMTQALADAFATGIAEHPEDWHMLQRLWLADLEPRPSAADGRDGERP; this is encoded by the coding sequence GTGAGTGCCCAGGACCGCCTCGCGGACGCGCTGTACGGCCTTGGCTGGGGCACCGTCAAGAGGCTCCCCGAGCCGGTCGCCGTACGGCTCGGCCGCACCATCGCCGACCTCGCCTGGAAGCAGCGGGGCAAGGGCGTGCGGCGGCTGGAGAGCAACTACGCGCGCGTGGTGCCCGACGCGAGCCCGGAGCGCCTCGCCGAGCTCTCCCGCGCCGGCATGCGGTCGTACCTGCGCTACTGGATGGAGTCCTTCCGGCTCCCCGCCTGGAGCGCCGAGCGCGTCAAGGGCGGCTTGGACGTCAAGGACGTCCACTACCTGACCGACGGCCTGGCCGCCGGCAAGGGCGTGATACTCGCCCTGCCGCACCTGGCCAACTGGGACCTCGCGGGCGCCTGGGTCACCACCAAGCTGGAGACACGCTTCACCACGGTCGCAGAACGCCTCAAGCCCGAGACGCTCTACGACCGCTTCGTCGCCTACCGCGAGGGCCTCGGCATGGAAGTCCTGCCGCACAGCGGCGGCACCGCCTTCGGCACGCTGGCCCGCAGGCTGCGCGACGGCGGCCTGGTCTGCCTGGTCGCGGACCGCGACCTGTCGGCGTCCGGCGTCGAGGTCGAGTTCTTCGGCGACACGGCCCGCATGCCCGCCGGCCCGGCGCTGCTGGCCCAGCAGACCGGGGCGCTGCTGTTCCCCGTCACGCTCTGGTACGACGACTCCCCGGTCATGCAGGGCCGAGTCCATCCACCGATCGAGGTGCCCGAGACAGGTACCCGGGCGGAGAAGACGTCTGTCATGACACAGGCGCTGGCCGACGCCTTCGCCACGGGGATCGCCGAACATCCGGAGGACTGGCACATGCTCCAGCGCTTGTGGCTCGCCGACCTGGAACCACGACCATCCGCCGCCGACGGCCGGGACGGGGAACGTCCGTGA
- the secD gene encoding protein translocase subunit SecD — MAAPKKGRSASAQSKPGRSLALILIAIVALTGGMFASGHTTPRLGIDLAGGTSITLTAVPEKGQESAINKTNMDTAVDIMNRRVNGLGVSEAEVQTQGDKNIIVNIPKGTNSKEARDQVGTTAKLYFRPVLQREAAAGSTTPTPSASPSGSGSPNASSTGKAGAEDSVSSGSASPSATATSQGRAVTDALKADATPSASNSPKTSGSPSPSASSGSDAAAGKLQQEYAALDCANPKQRAAAGKGAKPGETTVACGQDGEVWSKFVLGPVAVDGTEIKKAQATFNTQSAAGWQVDMTFNSSGSKKFADVTSKLAQQTTPQNEFAIVLDDKVVSHPYVQSVISGGTAQISGSFTQEEAQSLANMLSYGALPLTFKEASVTTVTAALGGEQLQAGLIAGAIGLALVVLYLLVYYRGLSLIAIASLLVSAALTYVIMALLGPTINFALNLPAVCGAIVAIGITADSFIVYFERVRDEIREGRSLRPAVERAWPRARRTILVSDFVSFLAAAVLFVVTVGKVQGFAFTLGLTTLLDVVVVFLFTKPLLTLLARRQFFASGHKWSGLDPKRLGAKPPLRRTRRPAGPAAGPVDPKEA, encoded by the coding sequence GTGGCAGCACCTAAGAAGGGCCGGAGCGCGAGCGCCCAGAGCAAGCCAGGGCGCTCGCTGGCCCTCATCCTGATCGCCATCGTGGCGCTCACCGGGGGGATGTTCGCCTCAGGGCACACCACTCCGCGTCTCGGCATCGACCTGGCCGGCGGCACGAGCATCACGCTCACCGCGGTACCGGAAAAGGGCCAGGAATCCGCGATCAACAAGACCAACATGGACACCGCGGTCGACATCATGAACCGCCGTGTCAATGGTCTTGGTGTCTCCGAGGCCGAGGTTCAGACCCAGGGCGACAAGAACATCATCGTCAACATCCCCAAGGGCACGAACTCCAAGGAGGCGCGGGACCAGGTCGGCACCACCGCCAAGCTCTACTTCCGGCCGGTTCTGCAGCGGGAGGCCGCCGCCGGCTCGACGACGCCCACCCCGAGCGCGAGCCCCAGCGGGAGCGGCTCCCCGAATGCGTCCAGCACCGGCAAGGCCGGCGCCGAGGACTCCGTGAGCTCCGGCTCCGCCAGTCCGTCGGCCACCGCCACCTCGCAGGGCCGCGCCGTCACCGACGCGCTGAAGGCGGACGCCACGCCGTCCGCGAGCAACAGCCCCAAGACGTCCGGCAGCCCTTCGCCGTCCGCGTCGAGCGGCTCCGACGCCGCGGCCGGCAAGCTGCAGCAGGAGTACGCCGCGCTCGACTGCGCCAATCCGAAGCAGCGGGCCGCCGCCGGCAAGGGAGCGAAGCCGGGCGAGACCACCGTCGCCTGTGGCCAGGACGGCGAGGTGTGGAGCAAGTTCGTGCTGGGCCCGGTCGCCGTCGACGGGACCGAGATCAAGAAGGCCCAGGCGACCTTCAACACCCAGAGCGCCGCGGGCTGGCAGGTCGACATGACCTTCAACTCCAGCGGTTCCAAGAAGTTCGCCGACGTCACCAGCAAGCTGGCGCAGCAGACCACCCCGCAGAACGAGTTCGCCATCGTTCTGGACGACAAGGTGGTCTCCCACCCCTACGTCCAGAGCGTCATCTCGGGTGGTACCGCGCAGATCTCCGGCAGCTTCACCCAGGAAGAGGCCCAGAGCCTCGCCAACATGCTGTCGTACGGCGCCCTGCCGCTGACCTTCAAGGAGGCCAGCGTCACCACGGTGACCGCGGCGCTCGGTGGTGAGCAGCTGCAGGCCGGTCTGATCGCGGGCGCGATCGGTCTCGCCCTGGTCGTGCTCTACCTGTTGGTCTACTACCGCGGTCTGTCGCTCATCGCCATCGCCTCTCTGCTGGTCTCCGCCGCCCTCACCTACGTGATCATGGCGCTGCTGGGCCCGACCATCAACTTCGCGCTGAACCTGCCGGCCGTCTGCGGTGCCATCGTCGCGATCGGCATCACAGCGGACTCGTTCATCGTGTACTTCGAACGCGTTCGCGACGAGATCCGCGAGGGCCGCTCGCTGCGCCCCGCCGTCGAGCGGGCCTGGCCGCGCGCCCGGCGCACCATCCTGGTCTCCGACTTCGTGTCGTTCCTGGCCGCCGCGGTGCTGTTCGTCGTCACCGTCGGCAAGGTCCAGGGCTTCGCGTTCACGCTCGGCCTGACCACCCTCCTCGACGTGGTCGTCGTGTTCCTGTTCACCAAGCCGTTGCTGACGCTCCTGGCGCGCAGGCAGTTCTTCGCGAGCGGTCACAAGTGGTCCGGCCTCGACCCGAAGCGACTGGGTGCCAAGCCTCCGCTGCGCCGCACCCGCCGTCCCGCCGGTCCTGCCGCCGGCCCTGTCGACCCGAAGGAGGCGTGA
- a CDS encoding glycosyltransferase family 4 protein, which produces MRIGIVCPYSWDVPGGVQFHIRDLAEYFIRLGHEVSVLAPADDDTPLPPYVVSAGRAVPVPYNGSVARLNFGFLSAARVRRWLHDGEFDVVHIHEPASPSLGLLTCWAAQGPMVATFHTSNPRSKAMIAAYSILQAALEKISARIAVSEYARRTLVEHLGGDAVVIPNGVDVEFFAKAEPNPEWQGDTIGFIGRIDEPRKGLPVLMRALPKILAARPQTRLLVAGRGDEEEAVESLPAELRSRVEFLGMISDEDKARFLRSVDLYVAPNTGGESFGIILVEAMSAGAPVLASDLDAFAQVLDQGAAGELFTNEDADALAESAVRLLEDPARRAELRERGSEHVRRFDWSTVGADILSVYETVTAGAAAVAADERAGGGGGSGLRARLGLARD; this is translated from the coding sequence GTGAGAATCGGCATCGTCTGCCCGTACTCCTGGGACGTGCCGGGCGGCGTCCAGTTCCACATCCGCGACCTCGCCGAATACTTCATCCGGCTCGGCCACGAGGTGTCCGTCCTGGCCCCGGCCGACGACGACACCCCGCTCCCGCCGTACGTCGTCTCGGCGGGCCGCGCTGTGCCGGTGCCGTACAACGGCTCGGTCGCCCGCCTGAACTTCGGCTTCCTCTCGGCGGCCCGCGTGCGCCGCTGGCTGCACGACGGCGAGTTCGACGTGGTGCACATCCACGAGCCGGCCTCACCCTCGCTCGGCCTGCTGACCTGCTGGGCGGCACAGGGCCCGATGGTCGCCACGTTCCACACCTCCAACCCCCGGTCCAAGGCGATGATCGCCGCGTACTCGATCCTCCAGGCGGCCCTGGAGAAGATCAGCGCCCGGATCGCGGTGAGCGAGTACGCCCGCCGCACGCTGGTGGAACACCTGGGCGGCGACGCGGTGGTGATCCCCAACGGCGTCGACGTCGAGTTCTTCGCCAAGGCCGAGCCCAACCCCGAGTGGCAGGGCGACACGATCGGCTTCATCGGCCGCATCGACGAGCCCCGCAAGGGCCTGCCGGTGCTGATGAGGGCCCTGCCCAAGATCCTCGCCGCCCGCCCGCAGACCAGGCTCCTGGTGGCGGGCCGCGGCGACGAGGAGGAGGCCGTGGAGTCCCTGCCCGCCGAACTCCGCTCCCGCGTCGAGTTCCTCGGCATGATCAGCGACGAGGACAAGGCTCGTTTCCTGCGCAGCGTCGACCTGTACGTCGCGCCCAACACCGGCGGCGAGAGCTTCGGGATCATCCTGGTCGAGGCGATGTCGGCCGGCGCCCCGGTCCTCGCCTCGGACCTGGACGCGTTCGCCCAGGTCCTCGACCAGGGCGCGGCGGGCGAACTCTTCACCAACGAGGACGCGGACGCCCTGGCCGAGTCGGCGGTACGCCTCCTGGAAGACCCGGCCCGAAGAGCGGAGCTGCGGGAGCGGGGGAGCGAGCACGTACGCCGCTTCGACTGGTCCACCGTAGGGGCGGACATCCTGTCGGTGTACGAGACGGTGACGGCGGGCGCGGCGGCGGTGGCCGCGGACGAGCGAGCCGGGGGCGGCGGGGGGAGCGGCCTGCGGGCCCGACTGGGGTTGGCGCGGGACTGA
- the pdxT gene encoding pyridoxal 5'-phosphate synthase glutaminase subunit PdxT, whose translation MTDAPVIGVLALQGDVREHLIALAAADAVARPVRRPEELAEVDGLVIPGGESTTISKLAVLFDVMEPLRARVQGGMPVYGTCAGMIMLADKILDPRSGQETIGGIDMIVRRNAFGRQNESFEAAIDVKGVEGDPVEGVFIRAPWVESVGAEAEVLAEHDGHIVAVRQGNALATSFHPELTGDHRVHGLFVDMARANRTAESL comes from the coding sequence ATGACTGACGCACCCGTCATTGGCGTCCTGGCCCTCCAGGGCGACGTACGGGAGCACCTCATCGCCCTGGCCGCGGCCGACGCCGTGGCCAGGCCGGTGCGGCGCCCCGAAGAGCTCGCCGAGGTCGACGGCCTCGTCATCCCCGGCGGCGAGTCCACGACCATCTCCAAGCTGGCCGTCCTCTTCGACGTGATGGAGCCCCTACGCGCGCGCGTGCAGGGCGGCATGCCCGTCTACGGCACCTGCGCCGGCATGATCATGCTCGCCGACAAGATCCTCGACCCCCGCTCGGGCCAGGAGACGATCGGCGGCATCGACATGATCGTGCGCCGCAACGCCTTCGGACGGCAGAACGAGTCCTTCGAGGCGGCGATCGACGTGAAGGGTGTCGAGGGCGATCCCGTGGAGGGCGTCTTCATCCGCGCCCCCTGGGTCGAGTCCGTCGGCGCAGAGGCCGAGGTCCTCGCCGAGCACGACGGGCACATCGTCGCGGTCCGCCAGGGCAACGCGCTGGCCACGTCGTTCCACCCGGAACTGACCGGCGACCACCGCGTGCACGGCCTGTTCGTCGACATGGCGCGCGCGAACCGGACAGCGGAGTCCTTGTAG